Within the Gigantopelta aegis isolate Gae_Host chromosome 8, Gae_host_genome, whole genome shotgun sequence genome, the region accataaaaatatttttatggatCGATTATTTTCACGATTgttttaaatttggaaaaatatcTGTGAGTCAGTTGTAAGAGTGAGAGCGAGGGCGAGAACACTGGCGTAGGTGGGGAGGGTGGCATGCGTCCCCCACtctgtagcagcagcgatgggtttttatatatacatttatacatgtgtgtgtgtgtgtgtgtgtgtgtgtgtgtgtgtgtgtgtgtgtgtgtgtgtgtccccaaacacatacatttttggcaccttcctacgcccgcggcgaaggagagagagagagagcgagagagagagagagagagagagagagagagagagagagagagagagagagagagagagagagagagagagagagagtttgcgaccaccaccatcaacaacacaacaacaataactataacaaaaacaacaacttacTTCTAGCTTACTTGTATATCGGATATTTCGTGGACTGTAGCAGAATTAGGACCAACTGTTCCGTACATTGTTTACATCACGGCGTAATGTAAACAGACAGTGTACCGCAACCGCTACACCACGTAACTCTCCGCTCGTACACAAACCACAGAAAATACACTCATTTACCATagctaattataacaataaacgATATTAATacgtaattgttttaattaggaACGTGAAAGTACAACTAGTACACACTAACAAAGATCAAAAGAATCTCTACTGAGAATAAAATTTCCTTCCGTCGGCTATTCTAGTAAATTTACAGTTTCGTGGAATCGAGTCCACACATTACTAAGAAAAATGGGGATTTCCCAGGTCACGCGCGCAGGCGCACATCAGGCTTTGGTAACATAATGAAAATAGGCTTGGTGAATTCACGGAAATATCTTTTGGGAACGCAGTAGACCGAAAGTTGGCGTGGTAGATACATAAAAGTCATACTCAGGGATGGATGAGGACAGAAACAAGAAACTAGCTGAGAGTGAAATATCCGTGTGTCTGAGTTTAATCGTTAATAACGTCGGGTTCTTCAATAACGGACTATGCCACCGGAATCGGTTATGGTTATGGCTAACCATTTAGTAATTAGAACCGTTCGACACtcgtcaaataaaaataaaattgatattcCAAATAACAACCTGGACTGTTTTTCTCCGTGTAAAAGCTTGGGAAGAGTGGAAAAGTTAAAAGGAGTGAAAGAAgaacagaaaacaacaacaccaccaccacaaaaaGCACCAGTATACCAGTACTTGCCCGTTCTGCCGGAGCACGATTTTGAAGCTCTTCACAAAAGCTTGGAGATGCTGGCTCAGTCGTACTGGTATTTCACAGACTTCGGCAGCGTCGACGCCAAAGCACACCTAGCCAGCATGGCGGTGGGGACATTCTTGGTTCGAGACAGCTCGGATCCTAAGTATTTATTTTCTCTAAGTGTCAAAACGGAACGCGGTGCAACAAGCGTGCGGATAAAATACGTGCGTGGACTTTTTCAATTCGACTGCGAAGAGACCATCAAACATTCGCTGCCAAAGTTTGAAAACGTGGTGGAACTCGTCGACTTTCACGTGACACTATGCAGGGACGACACCGCCAGTCGCTGTAGGTGGTTGGAGACGTCGGGTAGAAGAGACATGGCGGTCAAGTTGAAGAAACCGTGTTTTAGTGGCGTGCcttctttaaaacatatgtcTCGGGTAGCGACGAATAAATCGCTGAAGGACTTGCATTTTCCGCAGAGGTCGTCGGCACTGTTGCCGATTCCAGATACTGTGAAGCAATATTTACAACAGTACCCGTATAAAGTCTGACTTGGTGtgtggagggagagagggagggtaTATACACCCCGTGTAACCGTTCCTAGAAAATAAGGAATCAAATTCCTATAAAGCTTTGTGGTTCGCGGAGAGTACGAGAGTGGATTACAGATGATGTGgagttagagagagaaagagagaagaaaaaaaaccctgattcATTCGGGATGGATGATTATTGTTAGCCGATTCGTTGCAAGTACGTGTACCTGTACGGTTTGATTCCCGTGAGCCACATGCATGTGCATGTATGCTGGTTGGCAGGATGTACGTGGACACGACGTGCGTATTGATTCGTAGATGTACGCAATCGTATGAACTGATTCGTCGGAGTTGAGGAGTCCTACACCACCTGCTTTGACTGATTCGTAGATGTACTCTTATTGTACGGACCAGCATCACATGGCTGATTGGTAAATTGTACAAGTGCGCGAACACGCACGGACTGCTCGTAGTCTTTCTAAATGCAGGGAGGAAGCGGATTGGATATTGGCCAGTAATCAGTGGTTATAGTATGAACAGTGGAACAGTATTACTTgaaaaaatgtttatatgtatgtattgtagtGCAGGGGCGGATCTTggaaaaaagaaacttgacgGGGGAGTAGGGAGACCAACAATAACCAACCAACTCGTTAAAGGGTCATTcgagagtttgctgcattgtaagatgtttccgactaataaaatatttttacgattaaacttacatagtaaatatattttcttgtttagaatatcactgtctgtatattcaatatattttaggaaataaaatgaaattgaacctagtacaaatattagaacgatcagaaacacgtttaatatacagccactaatattttatgcataaaaaatatatttgatatgtaattaaaatcgttaaaaagtctctgttagtcaaaaacatctttaaaaatgcagcaaactcaggaatgtccttttgaAAGGTCATCCAAatgaagaaaaaagttaaaaagaaaaggGGCACTGGAATATGTTTAGGGGGCGGAATTGTCTGGTTCCCCCTTTGGATCCGCCTCTGCAGTGGTGACCATGGGATGAGGTGGGGTAAGAAACACCGCTCTTTGAGAGGTGTGGGATTCAGAGTTaggaaaattatttttgagatGAATTATAAGTTTTAACTACAACTtgacaaaaactttaaaactttcgtttttcatctttttttttatgggaAGGGGCTTTTGCCCAGGACCTCAGGACCTCAAGAACCCCAGGGAGGTGTGCGCCGGGTTGGTGTTCCACTTTCATACGGGTTGTTTTACAAATGATCATCTTGGGTGGTAACCAATTATAACGGTAAATCGCACATacattattttctatttcaagTATTTGTCTTCaagaaaataaacatgtattaatgcaaatattgattttatttatttatttattttcattttgtggGTGGTTTAGCGTGAGTTGTTCTATCCAATCTCAACGTGATCAGTTCTAGAACACCTGCATGCAAATCAAGTTGAAAGACGGTAGCATTTCTTGAGTAATCCTGATGTGAAACCTTTTTAGTTCACTGATAAAAGATTTCCTGGAAAAATAGACCGGCCTTGCATAAAGACAATCTAATGAGACTGCGCACAGTCTATTGGGTGTTCACCAAAAGGGGATGCCCCTATGTACAGTGTGTAGTTCCTGGTGTGGTTTAATAATATAACTTGTATGTTCTGCTGTCTCGAAGTAATATTAGTAGTTGTGATATACTGATATATGTAGTTGTATACAGATATGACGTGTGATGTGAGCATAAATTAAAGGGGAATATATCAATCATACTGAAGGCTAACACACAGAACTGGTTTTGTCCGCTCGTTTCTCAAATAAGTAGTCCACGATTtcgctttatttattttatttcatttcatttatatatttatttatttatttatttatttcatttcatttatttatttattaatgttattaattttggGGGACATATATGTAAGATGAATGGAAAgctttattcaaattatatatatttaaataaataaataaaattactttctttttagaCTTTTCagaggttttatttttaatgtgaaaACTGGACAAAACCAGTTGTGGTTGTGTGCCTTAGATGTATAACGTATACACTGTTAGGAGATCGCTAGGGTCGTTCCAGATATAATTACAGGTGGGGGTGGTgtagggcgggggggggggggggcaaacacCAAACTTTCTTATTCTGGGATCATCAAAATAACTATTATCATCATTACTGCATGCATGGctatattgtttattgtttaattattttgtaagaCTAGTGTTGACATTGAAAACGAAAGTTTTCTGCATCCATTACCCATGTGATCACTTTTGGAACAGCCGTAGCTGTTTACTGTACCATTCTATTGattttggttttaattcatCCGTTATTTGTGTAATACATTTTGTTCTCTCTtggagttttgtttttatacaaaaaaatccTTCTTTTTGAGAATGTTAttaagattattatttttatttcataaagttCAGTGATGGAAACATTTGGGCATACTTGTTCAAAATATAATAAGTTAAACCTGGGTTAATcttaatattttccttttaattatattttttctcaCCAATACAACATAGACTTTAGATTTGATTGTGTATAAATACCTTTGGTTGTTCCATAGTTAAATTAATCCTGAGTTAGtgtaatattttccttttaattattgAATTCGGTAATTAAAATGTCCAAAACAATTTACTAGTATCTTATATTTAAACACTGTATATCTCACACCAATACACAAACTGTTTCATTAATTAcgtgtttattatattttatagaaaTAAACTGAAAAATTAGTTAATTGCAAAGTatacatgaaaaataattttgtgtatcaaatatatttttttaatttccttttagatttctttgttattattattactagtagtagtagtagtattagtattaccactactattactattattattattattattattattattattattatcatcatcatcatcactattattatttttatttttgttttaaaactgttcaCTTTTTCATCTTATTAAATCCAGAAAGTTAAGAAAAATACTAGCTTGTTCACAACACTCAGGAACAGTCAAATAACCCTCACCCAACCCTCTCCAAATGGAATCATTTTAATCAAAAACATTGGTGTTTAGACAGATGACAATAAGATGTATATTACCAGATGTCTCAGTGGTTTATTTCCCTTTAAAGGCGTGTACAATGTACCTGTATGACAATGGAACGACGTGTTTCCATTGGATACAGCTGATATGTTGATGTCGATGGTGCTAttaagtaaatgtttaaaaaaataaataaaaacaacttatgattttgtttgttttcttgtgatTTATTTTAcctaatataatagtaaaataatatattattatggcTATGGTTTTTCTCAGTTtcggtttttttctctctctctttttctttcgtTTCTTTTCATTTcgtgtttgggggtgggggcggtttgttgttttgtgtgtgtgtgtgtgtgtgtgtgtgtgcgtgtgcgtgcgtgtgtgtatgtgtcggtTTGTATGTGTTTGCACGCGTACTCGTACAttttgtatgtctgtgtgtgtgtgtgtgtgtgtgtgtgttcttttaattttcttatttccTAATACTTGGGTGGTTAGTATTGTTGAAAGGTTTTTCTTTCCATTAAATGGtaatgggtgtgtgtgtggggggggggggggtgacgtgGGGAGCTATAACTCTTCATCGTGTCTATTTTTCTCGTTATTCCAAGAGGGGCGAGACGGGGTAGGGAGGGTTGAGTTGTGGCTTCCATTCAATAAAAAATGGTAGGAGTGACGTGAGGATCTATAATAGTCTTCATCATGTTTATTTTTCTCGTTATTCCAAGAGTGGCGAGacgggggaaggggggggggggatagaggGTTGAGTTGTGGGGGCCATTCAATAATTCTAGATTTGTCACAGATACAACTTGCTATAAAATCAATATCAATGTACTGAATGCATTCCTGAATTGTCGAAGGGCCCCTCCCTAATAATGTAAGTATAAAAATAGCATACTACTGTGAATACACAGATTATAATACACGGATTATAATACACAGATTATAATACACAGATTATAATACACAGATTATAATACACGGATTATAATACACGgattataataatacacagaTTATAATACACGGATTATAATACACGgattataataatacacagaTTATAATACACGGATTATAATACACGGATTATAATACACGGATTATAATACACGGATTATAATAATACACGGATTATAATACACAGATTATAATACACGGATTATAATACACGGATTATAATACACGGATTATAATACACGgattataataatacacagaTTATAATACACGGATTATAATACACGGATTATAATACACGgattataataatacacagaTTATAATACACGGATTATAATACACGGATTATAATACACGgattataataatacacagaTTATAATACACAGATTATAATACACAGATTATAATACACGGATTATAATACACGGATTATAATATGTCCTTACTTTTCTCCACATTTATCCCCCGCTCCCCTTCTCATTACCTCGACAAAGCAATACGGTAACTTCGTTAGCGATATTAATCGTACCAAAGTTCAGTTTTTCTGAAGATATAACCTAGCTGTTACCGCAGTGACATATTGAACATGAAAACCGTAGGCTGTTGTGAGAATCAATTGATTAATAGGCCTTAGAACGGTTCGTAAACATGTACGAGTTTGTATAATCGACACTAATACGTTATCGTGGGTGGACATTAAATGGAGGATGGGTTTTTAAACGGAG harbors:
- the LOC121379079 gene encoding suppressor of cytokine signaling 2-like translates to MPPESVMVMANHLVIRTVRHSSNKNKIDIPNNNLDCFSPCKSLGRVEKLKGVKEEQKTTTPPPQKAPVYQYLPVLPEHDFEALHKSLEMLAQSYWYFTDFGSVDAKAHLASMAVGTFLVRDSSDPKYLFSLSVKTERGATSVRIKYVRGLFQFDCEETIKHSLPKFENVVELVDFHVTLCRDDTASRCRWLETSGRRDMAVKLKKPCFSGVPSLKHMSRVATNKSLKDLHFPQRSSALLPIPDTVKQYLQQYPYKV